Proteins encoded within one genomic window of Lysinibacillus sphaericus:
- a CDS encoding DUF3986 family protein, whose protein sequence is MNFEEDIHLHVGFYDTNGEFEGIFLKQKSGGTWCLFFHNETYNVSLKKTYALFDQDFGYMVREYNICNLTFEHGNELFKEFLLEEELIVIREGDNTFHLNEVKVQDH, encoded by the coding sequence ATGAATTTTGAAGAAGATATCCATCTACATGTTGGATTTTATGATACTAATGGTGAATTTGAAGGTATTTTTTTAAAACAAAAAAGTGGCGGGACATGGTGCTTATTTTTCCATAATGAAACTTATAATGTATCCCTAAAAAAAACGTATGCTTTATTTGATCAAGATTTTGGGTATATGGTGAGAGAATACAATATTTGTAATTTAACTTTTGAGCATGGGAATGAATTATTCAAAGAATTTTTATTAGAAGAGGAATTAATCGTTATAAGGGAGGGGGACAATACTTTTCATCTGAATGAAGTAAAAGTCCAAGATCATTAG
- the pbfA gene encoding (R)-1-hydroxy-2-aminoethylphosphonate ammonia-lyase has translation MDKNIEVLRTEGDINLTKTRSVWQENHLSKESFEFINDDTKYYLHQSLSTPCLNIIEKSYGIYIEDIDGRKYMDFHGNNVHQIGYGNEYVIRAVKEQLDTLPFSPRRYTNKVAIQLAKKLVAIAPEPLNKVLLAPGGTSAVGMALKLVRKATGKFKTISMWDSFHGASLDAISVGGEALFRNGMGPLMPGSLHIAPYNSYRGLFEDDNGRFKSLDYLEYILERENEIGAIILEPVRCTDVHIPPKEYYQRLRNICDSNNILMIFDEIPTALGRTGKMFTFENFGVIPDIVLLGKGLGGGVFPMAAMLVKGQLDVAQDIALGHYTHEKSSLGCAAALATLHYIEDFKLIEKANQLGEYMRMRLEKMQEQYEIIGDVRGIGLLYGVELVLDRHSKEKAIVEAEQVMYKCMEKGLSFKVSQGNVLTLTPPLIIKEQELELAMDILDQSIQEVLEQ, from the coding sequence ATGGATAAAAACATTGAAGTTTTAAGAACAGAGGGGGATATTAATTTAACAAAAACTCGTTCTGTCTGGCAAGAAAATCATTTAAGTAAAGAATCTTTTGAGTTTATAAACGATGACACCAAGTATTATTTACATCAGTCTCTTTCTACTCCTTGTTTAAATATTATTGAAAAAAGCTATGGCATTTACATAGAGGATATAGACGGAAGGAAGTATATGGATTTCCATGGGAATAATGTTCATCAAATAGGTTATGGGAATGAGTATGTTATTCGCGCCGTAAAAGAGCAGTTGGATACACTTCCATTCTCACCAAGACGTTATACAAATAAAGTTGCAATCCAGTTAGCAAAAAAATTAGTTGCTATTGCACCAGAACCTTTAAATAAAGTACTTTTGGCACCTGGAGGAACTTCAGCTGTTGGTATGGCTTTAAAGCTTGTTCGAAAGGCAACAGGTAAATTTAAAACGATATCGATGTGGGATTCGTTTCACGGCGCATCTTTAGACGCAATTTCAGTTGGAGGAGAAGCGCTTTTCCGTAACGGTATGGGCCCATTAATGCCAGGGAGTCTACATATAGCGCCTTACAATTCATATCGCGGTTTGTTTGAGGATGACAATGGTAGGTTTAAATCCCTTGATTATCTAGAGTATATACTAGAAAGAGAAAATGAAATCGGTGCCATTATTTTAGAGCCTGTTCGTTGTACAGATGTGCATATCCCACCAAAAGAGTACTATCAACGTTTACGCAATATTTGTGATAGCAATAATATATTAATGATTTTTGATGAAATTCCAACTGCTTTAGGACGAACAGGAAAAATGTTCACTTTTGAAAACTTTGGAGTTATTCCAGATATTGTTTTATTGGGAAAAGGATTAGGTGGAGGCGTGTTTCCAATGGCGGCGATGCTCGTAAAAGGACAACTTGATGTTGCCCAAGATATTGCACTTGGTCATTATACGCATGAGAAAAGTTCGCTAGGCTGTGCAGCAGCATTGGCTACTCTTCATTATATTGAGGATTTTAAATTAATAGAAAAGGCTAATCAATTAGGAGAGTATATGAGAATGCGACTTGAAAAGATGCAAGAGCAGTATGAAATTATAGGTGATGTACGAGGAATCGGTCTTTTATATGGCGTAGAACTAGTATTGGACCGCCATTCGAAAGAAAAAGCTATAGTTGAAGCAGAACAAGTAATGTATAAATGTATGGAGAAGGGATTAAGTTTTAAAGTATCACAAGGAAATGTGCTTACGCTCACGCCACCACTGATTATTAAGGAACAAGAATTAGAGCTGGCAATGGATATTTTAGACCAATCTATCCAAGAGGTTTTAGAGCAGTAA
- a CDS encoding GNAT family N-acetyltransferase, with protein sequence MIKELHTQRLHLRRLAVSDSPRLFKLWSDPDVTKYMNITTFTHETQATEMIELLEELAHAGEAIRFSIIERNSNEIIGTCGFNSIDLDNAKVEIGYDIAKAYWGMGYAPEGIKALIEYAFETLKINRIEAKVEPANVNSIKVLQKLHFTFEGKLRQYENSKGNFIDINIYSLLKTD encoded by the coding sequence TTGATAAAAGAACTACACACTCAAAGATTACATTTAAGAAGATTGGCTGTATCAGACTCACCTCGCTTGTTTAAACTTTGGTCTGATCCAGATGTAACGAAATACATGAATATCACTACCTTTACGCATGAAACGCAAGCAACAGAGATGATTGAACTTCTAGAAGAATTAGCTCATGCTGGTGAAGCGATACGGTTTAGCATCATTGAAAGGAACTCCAACGAAATAATAGGAACATGTGGATTCAATTCAATAGACTTAGATAATGCAAAAGTAGAAATTGGTTATGATATCGCGAAAGCCTATTGGGGCATGGGGTATGCTCCTGAAGGTATAAAGGCACTTATTGAATATGCTTTCGAAACTTTAAAAATCAATAGGATTGAAGCAAAGGTAGAACCTGCAAATGTAAATTCTATAAAAGTGTTACAAAAGCTTCATTTTACATTCGAAGGAAAGTTAAGACAATACGAAAATTCAAAAGGGAATTTTATAGATATTAATATTTATTCTCTCCTAAAAACAGATTAA
- a CDS encoding DUF3953 domain-containing protein produces MLKILPIVFGIIVIALSTYGLITRDYQFNFVTIFFLSLSMLTLGINAYQSERKAYAWFLIGVFLFLVYVSIQSFIYR; encoded by the coding sequence ATGCTGAAAATTCTACCAATTGTTTTTGGAATCATTGTAATCGCGCTTTCAACTTATGGACTTATCACACGTGATTATCAATTTAATTTCGTAACGATATTCTTCTTAAGTTTATCGATGTTAACTTTAGGCATTAATGCATATCAAAGTGAGAGAAAAGCTTACGCTTGGTTCTTAATAGGTGTATTTTTATTTTTAGTATATGTGTCAATTCAAAGTTTTATATATAGGTAA
- a CDS encoding GNAT family N-acetyltransferase has protein sequence MIHIKGNKVTLRTATPSDIENIYFWKYVDEKQEAKKWNGPYIPEKHKSKAAFLKEWTKDEELFEDVPSSLIIAVDEQFIGVVGAYWVDKNTNWLETGIVTYDTAYWNGGYGSEAYRLWIDYLFENTPLHRLGMSTWSGNERMIRVAEKLGMQLEARIRDARIVDGKYYDAIKMGILRSEWERQETN, from the coding sequence ATGATACATATAAAAGGAAATAAAGTTACATTACGAACAGCTACTCCTTCCGATATTGAAAATATCTATTTTTGGAAGTATGTTGATGAGAAACAAGAAGCAAAGAAATGGAACGGTCCATATATTCCAGAAAAACATAAGTCTAAAGCTGCGTTTTTAAAGGAATGGACAAAAGATGAAGAATTATTTGAAGATGTTCCAAGTTCATTAATCATAGCAGTAGACGAACAGTTTATTGGTGTTGTCGGTGCTTATTGGGTAGATAAAAATACTAACTGGCTTGAAACAGGGATTGTCACATATGATACAGCTTATTGGAATGGTGGTTATGGTTCAGAAGCTTATCGCTTATGGATTGACTATCTTTTTGAAAATACACCCCTCCATCGATTAGGGATGTCTACTTGGTCTGGTAATGAAAGAATGATACGAGTAGCCGAGAAATTAGGGATGCAATTAGAGGCAAGAATTAGAGATGCACGAATTGTTGATGGAAAATACTATGATGCTATAAAAATGGGGATTTTACGAAGCGAGTGGGAACGACAAGAAACGAATTAG
- a CDS encoding DUF4868 domain-containing protein, whose amino-acid sequence MNIEFINSKISERLLSGTFEVSLFLIEKIKTHDMLDYFSFQPSISHSLQKEIINIIQPTIDKLVGKEQLEFNENGRPNGVVEYCKSSYIGITYDHLFKSLQEPGESLNEDVQKDLYCIKIEIEAGEYAYFLNRIPQFKKFSKGLWGIIADTTFRKVSDSFIGIEPGFDLLIYDNEILVVNNVSVQRIFDLKTKYVHNTNSVLCAFEETNKLEGFEQFKNDSIEDGNIVKRVSRLMTKPERMTRFVENFDKIEEIIKEFDLNIELNEEKSKIKYTDKKQLNDIVKLLNDAYYKTVLTGERGRDDLR is encoded by the coding sequence TTGAATATCGAGTTCATAAACAGCAAAATTTCAGAACGTTTATTGAGTGGTACATTTGAAGTAAGTTTGTTTTTAATTGAAAAGATTAAGACGCATGATATGTTAGACTATTTTTCATTTCAACCATCAATAAGCCATTCTTTACAAAAAGAGATAATCAATATTATCCAGCCAACTATTGATAAGCTTGTTGGAAAAGAGCAACTAGAATTTAATGAAAATGGTCGACCGAATGGCGTAGTGGAGTATTGTAAGTCATCCTATATAGGAATAACTTATGATCATTTATTCAAAAGTTTACAGGAACCGGGTGAATCATTGAATGAAGATGTGCAAAAAGATTTATACTGTATAAAAATTGAAATAGAAGCAGGGGAGTATGCTTATTTCCTAAATCGCATTCCGCAATTTAAGAAGTTTTCTAAAGGGCTTTGGGGAATCATTGCGGATACTACTTTTAGAAAAGTCTCAGATTCATTTATTGGCATTGAACCAGGGTTCGATTTACTTATTTATGATAACGAAATACTAGTGGTAAATAATGTTTCAGTGCAACGAATTTTCGATTTGAAAACAAAGTATGTGCACAATACGAATTCGGTCTTATGTGCTTTTGAAGAAACGAATAAGTTAGAAGGCTTTGAACAATTTAAAAATGATAGCATTGAAGATGGTAATATAGTTAAAAGAGTTTCGCGATTAATGACAAAGCCTGAGAGAATGACAAGGTTCGTTGAAAATTTTGATAAAATAGAAGAAATTATTAAAGAATTTGACTTAAATATAGAATTAAACGAAGAAAAGTCAAAAATAAAATATACAGATAAAAAACAATTAAATGATATCGTCAAGTTACTGAATGATGCTTATTATAAAACTGTTCTTACGGGTGAAAGAGGCAGAGATGATTTAAGGTAA
- a CDS encoding OsmC family protein has product MAITTFKANTFLKEKVLVEAHVRGHKIIVDEPKELGGDDQAPNPVELLLSSLGACQSIVARTYAKKFDIDLQDFWVELEGDLDTDGFLGKSDVRPGFLSIRYTFHIKTNASEEKVEEFKKYIEARCPVGDSIANTVNLVSSGIVIENSVV; this is encoded by the coding sequence ATGGCAATAACAACATTTAAGGCAAACACATTTTTAAAAGAAAAGGTTTTGGTAGAAGCTCATGTTAGAGGACATAAAATTATTGTAGATGAACCAAAAGAATTAGGTGGAGATGATCAAGCTCCAAATCCTGTAGAACTCTTGCTTTCATCTTTAGGGGCATGTCAATCAATAGTAGCAAGAACGTATGCGAAGAAGTTTGATATAGACCTTCAAGATTTCTGGGTGGAATTAGAAGGAGACCTTGATACAGATGGCTTTTTAGGCAAGTCCGATGTAAGACCAGGATTTTTATCAATCCGATATACTTTTCATATCAAAACGAATGCATCAGAGGAAAAGGTAGAAGAATTTAAAAAATATATTGAAGCACGTTGCCCTGTAGGTGATTCGATTGCTAATACAGTAAATCTTGTGTCTTCAGGAATTGTTATTGAGAATTCTGTAGTTTAA